From a region of the Candidatus Methylomirabilis sp. genome:
- the coaBC gene encoding bifunctional phosphopantothenoylcysteine decarboxylase/phosphopantothenate--cysteine ligase CoaBC yields MLTGKRILLGVTGSIAAYKAVELLRELTRRGADVHCAMTESAARFMAPLTFETLSRRPVLTDPYAPDPQGQIAHIAAAGGADLFLVAPTTAHTLAKFAHGLADDFLTNLFLAATCPVLLAPAMDVEMWRHPATQANVTTLVQRGVHFIGPASGDLASGLTGPGRLAEPAEIVGAVEALLARARDLGGRSLLVTAGPTYEPLDPVRFVGNRSSGRMGFALAEAAAARGARVLLVTGPTPLAPPAGVECIRVETTQEMYEAVLAHAEGTDAVIKAAAPADYRPARVAPTKIKKGREVLTVELTPTPDILAELSRRKGKAVLVGFAAETEEIVANAREKLRKKNLDLVVANDVGAKDAGFGVETNRVTLVGADGEVEPLPLLSKREVAHRILDRVARLLAARPKRA; encoded by the coding sequence ATGCTCACGGGGAAGCGAATCCTGCTGGGGGTGACGGGGAGCATCGCCGCCTACAAGGCGGTGGAGCTCCTCCGCGAGCTGACCCGGCGGGGAGCCGATGTCCACTGCGCCATGACCGAGAGCGCGGCTCGCTTCATGGCCCCCCTCACCTTCGAGACCCTCTCCCGCCGGCCCGTCCTCACCGACCCGTACGCGCCCGACCCCCAAGGGCAGATCGCGCACATCGCGGCGGCCGGCGGGGCGGATCTCTTCCTGGTGGCCCCGACCACCGCCCACACCCTGGCCAAGTTCGCCCACGGGCTGGCCGACGACTTCCTGACCAACCTCTTCCTTGCCGCCACGTGTCCCGTCCTCCTGGCGCCCGCCATGGACGTCGAGATGTGGCGGCACCCCGCCACCCAGGCGAACGTGACCACGCTCGTCCAGCGCGGGGTCCACTTCATCGGGCCCGCCAGCGGGGATCTGGCCTCGGGCCTCACGGGTCCCGGCCGCCTCGCCGAGCCGGCCGAGATCGTGGGGGCGGTCGAGGCACTCCTGGCGCGCGCCCGCGACCTGGGCGGCCGGAGCCTCCTGGTGACCGCGGGGCCGACCTACGAGCCGCTCGACCCGGTCCGCTTCGTCGGGAACCGCTCTTCGGGCCGGATGGGATTCGCCCTCGCCGAGGCGGCGGCGGCCCGGGGCGCGCGGGTCCTCCTGGTGACCGGACCCACGCCCCTCGCCCCCCCGGCCGGCGTGGAGTGCATCCGGGTCGAGACCACTCAGGAGATGTACGAGGCGGTCCTGGCGCACGCCGAGGGGACGGATGCGGTCATCAAGGCGGCCGCCCCCGCCGATTACCGGCCGGCCCGGGTCGCCCCGACCAAGATCAAGAAGGGGCGGGAAGTGTTGACCGTGGAGCTGACCCCCACCCCGGATATCCTCGCCGAGCTGTCGCGGCGCAAGGGGAAGGCCGTCCTGGTCGGCTTCGCCGCGGAGACCGAGGAGATCGTCGCCAACGCCAGGGAGAAACTCCGGAAGAAGAACCTGGACCTGGTGGTGGCCAACGACGTGGGGGCGAAGGACGCCGGCTTCGGCGTCGAGACCAACCGGGTGACGCTGGTG